The genomic stretch CCAACAACTATATATAATAGGCAGCCTAATGTCCCTCACATGTGAAAATATTGCTCCAAATTTTCTTCAACTACTAGTATTGTTATGTTGTTCTAGCTAGTCTGGTTAAGACGATAATATCCGTTTTAATAGTAAAACAGATTTAAATTCTACTGATGGAGAGGATTTTAGTTATGTCAGGAGGGAGCCTGTCCCATTGATAATTTAAGTTTGTAGACAATTCAATAAATAAATGATCACTCGGCCCCTCTCGAATCGATGGTTAAGTGTAAGTATTCACATATGAAAAATCGTCTGAACTggactgaacttaatggagctgaactgaactgaactgaattgaattgaatcgatctgaactaaactaaactgaaaTAAAGAATTAATTTGTGAAAGAGAAAAACTGAACTGAATGAATttgaatctgaactgaactgaatttaatagagctgaactgaactaaaatgAGTTGAAATTAAGTTTAAAAGAACAAGGCCTAACGATTACATCTTGGCCTCTTTTAATTATTTTAAGATCCACTTATTATACTAGCACTCGGTAATTAGGCAAACTTTGTACTATTATCTAGACAACTACCCTTATCATATGATtctatttgaatttatttttactAAAACAAATAATGTCGTCTTAAATACAAGTAATAATTTATTACAATACATATGTTATTAATTTTGTTGCAAGAGCCAAAGAGGTTGGAGTAAAGATAACCAAGTGTTTTGTTTGTGTAGTTCTACTAACATACAATGTGTGGAAATAATTGATAGACGTAATAATTATTTATGGTACAATGAATACATTATGAGATTTGATCATTAGTTAGTTTGTTGTAAAATGATAGCAAGCATACGTACAAATAATAGAGTCGGTCATTTATGGGAGTTGGGACAATATACTATTAAGAATAAATAGTATCTCCAAGATCATTTCTTAGTTTTAAAACTTTAAATGCTTTATCAATAAAATTCTCCTTCCTTTTGTTCTGTCGACATAACTAACATACAATTAATAAATCAAATAAATGCGTGTGTTATTTTCTTTATCGTTCTTTATCTATCTTTTTTACGTATGTAGTAACAATTCTATTAAGAAAAAACAGTAACTCTAAGATCATTTCTTAATTTTAAATGCTTTATTATCAGCTGAAAATCAGAAATTAATTTGACAACTTAAATATTTAGAAAATGATTGCTctatttggtaaaactaactgaaaaagtagctgaaaactgaaaattaGCTAAAAATtaaaaagctaactgaaacctgaaaattAGCTAAAAATATTTTGATCAAATAAGCTATTTTGACCAAATAAAATACCTGAAAATATCTTACTAAACAGAGCCTAAATATATATTCATTTTAGAATAAGGTAAGAGATTGATATGCCGTGAGATAATGTGTGCAAAATGTTGTGAACTAACTAGATACATTTTACTCCCAAAAAAAAACTAATGACTTCCATGACTCCTAATTTCATGCTACTTAGCACCTAAATATGAATTTGGGTATGTTTTGGGTAGTACCTATCTCATAGAATAAGCAATTAAATAAATGGTAAAAATGACCCCAAATTTTATTTGAaagcattattttaaaaaaaagatTCATATAAATTTTAAGTATTgccactaggtaatacaaaaatTAATCAATTTGAGCACCTTGGCTAATTAATTGGTTTGGTTATGATTTTTTCAACATattataaaaaaatattagtcAACACCAACTTACACCACCAATTTGCTACACACTCAATTTATATTCCCTATATATACCTCAAAAATACACAAAACACAGCAACTCAAATCCTACATTATcaacatatacaatcacaacAATGAACACTAACACAAAATCAATCTCCCTTCCCCTTTACACAACATTTTATTTCCTACTTTTTTTCACAATTCCTACACACCAAGCAACAAAtgacaacaattacaataacccAAGACTCCAAAAAGCCTATACATTTTTCCAATCTTGGAAAAAATTAATAACTTCCGACCCGAACAATTTCACCTCAAATTggaccggtgataacgtgtgtgATTACAATGGGGTGTATTGTGCACCCGTACCCAATGATCCCACATGTACAACCGTGGCTGGTATTGACCTTAACCATGCCAACATTGCCGGTACCATACCCGATGAAATTGGATATCTTTTACCCGATTTAGCCCTCATCCACTTAAATTCTAATCGATTTTCTGGACCCATACCCGGTTCATTTTGCCACCTTCAAGTCCTCCACGAACTCGACCTAAGTAATAATTTATTTTGCGGCGTTTTCCCTTCTGTTCTACTTAAACTTCAAAACCTCAAATTCTTAGATATTCGATATAACCACTTCGACGGGTCAATCCCGCCTGCGCTTTTCGAGTTAAAACTCGATGCATTATTCCTTAACAACAACAATTTCAACTCATATTCCCCTGGAAGTTTCGGAAAATCCCCTGTTTccgtacttgttttagctaataataACCTAAATGGTTGTTTTCCTAGTGAAATTACCAAAATGGGAGAAAATCTAGAGGAAATTATCCTTTTAAACTCGGGTTTAAAAGGATGTTTACCTCAAAATATCGGGCAATTGAGTAAGGCGACGGTATTAGACGTAAGTTTTAACGACATTACCGGGAAATTACCGGAAAGTATCGGTAATATGAAGAAATTGGAACAACTTGACGTTGCATATAACAAATTATATGGTGAAGTACCTTCGAGTAtttgtagtttgccaaatttGCAAAACTTTACGTACTCGCATAATTATTTTTGTTCCGAGGCCCCGAAATGCATGGAGTTGAAGGTTAATGATGACAAGTTTAATTGTGTGGCAAATAGACCTTTACAAAGATCTCCTATGGAGTGTAAGGCCTTCCTTTCTTACCCACCAGATTGTAATTCTTTTGGTTGTACCGTAACTTCACCGTCGCCACCTCCAccgtctcctcctcctcctccgccacCGCATGTTCCAGAGTATACACCATATCCGCCAGTATATTCCCCTTAGGGTTGGTTTTTATTTGTATTAAGGAGATCTTACTTTTTTTTAGGTAGTTGAAAAGTTCAATTTTATAATCGAGTGAATACAAAGAAGTTTGCTAACCAGTCTTGTGTGAGGCCGTTATACACTTATACATGTACAATATTACAATTACATCTTTAAGTTATTTATTAAATATTTAAATGAATGCGTAACATGAGGTAACTCTGTATATATAtaatgatttgattttttttgtcaAAGATCGGAGAATATGTCTTTGGTGTATATCATTCGATATAATTCAGATTTGTGCTAGGTAGGATTATTAGGATGATAAAGTTCTTTCTCATTTATTTTAACCCTACTGAGTTTTCAGGTTTTGAAATCAAAACCTCTGATTAAACTACCAATTGAACTAAGTACTCATGGTTGAATCGGAGAATAGGTAGATTTAAGTGTGAAACGGATCAGGATTCAAGTTGTTTAAATGTCTATTGGTCGATTTCTTTGATTAGAAGTTATATACTCCGTATGAGGAAGTCAACACGTTAATATCAATATCGTCACTAGTGAGATGCAAATAGAAGACAGTGAAGAGACAACTATTGATTAGCTGATTATTAATTGTGAGACGTAATCCATGTGCTTTTGTACATTTTTATGGAGAACGACTTGTTCCGAAGTTTCCTTACATGGGAATGTTCTATccgtttgtttttcttttcttttctaaaaaCTTCTTATTATTTAAAACGGATATATTCGTTTCGGAAAATGCATTGAGCTTTGATGTTTTGCCTGAAATATCTAATTTTTTTATCCGAAAAACTTTAAGAGGCTATTAAATTTTTTCGGAACaaaaaattatcactttctgaactcgtagACACGAGTTATAACCTCTTAAATTTTTTCGGAACAAAAAAaagggtatttcgggcaaaattcGAAACTTCAAGGACACCGCATGCATTTTCCCTATTCGTTTTAAGTTTAATAAAGGTCAAATTAAATAGTATGAAAAAGACAATTTGATCTGAGTACGAAAGCGAATAAGAGCAACATATGGTGCTTGTAGTGAGAATCAAACTCGGCCTTGATTCACGAAGGGATGGGTTGGTTTCTCGAAGGATATTTGACTAGAATTCGCCTAGATTCGAGTCAATGGTTGCATAAATAATGGCGCCGATTGATATTTAAACAAGATTTGAAATAACTGTTCAAACCTTAATTGGTGATCAAAACGACCGTTTTCTGAAATTTCATAATTCGTCGTAATTTTCCGCTCAAGCCAGAATGTCCCTGGCCGGAATACCAAATATTTTGCTTTGGAGTATCCGTATCAAATTTATTCCGAAGCAAAGATTATAGCTAGGGAATATCCGTAGCAAAATCCAAAAATTCCATCAAAAAATAAATCAGTCGCATATTCGATTTGCTTAATATTATTCAATCTAATAATGGGGTTGAATTGGACAAAAATGAAGTAACTAGTACCTCAACATATAAagtactactccctcctattcactattttcttccctatttccttaaacggattattcaggttttcttccccttttctattttggaaacttttactcttattttattcatccctatctcctatcaccaaaccccacctaacttttacccttattttattcatccctctctcctatcaccaaaccccaccttactcacaattccttatttaattcctaattattcattcctctctaattcacaaaccccaccatcttcatttattcattctttaatcattctcctaaaatcttgtgccgacatcaaaggggaagaaaatagcgactaggagggagtatatgtcaATAGAAAAGGGTATTTAGGTCAAGAAGTAATTTTGAGGTCCTTAAAGCCACACACTGAAAATTGAGGTCCTTATAGCTACATTGTatgatcacaaaatctcattatagacggcaactatccgtctataactaaagacgggtcaagtaacataccacattatgcataagacaaacaacaacttgCGTGGTGGgccccaaaaatgtcaccactttaagggTATTTGATCCgtctcttgctatagacggatatatccgtctatagcaagacttgtTGTTGTATGATATATTAGGTCCTTCTAGTTGTCTTTACTCCTTAGAAAAAACTTAACAGTAAGTCTCCTAAAAGACCTTCTCTTATTATATTAATGAGAAACAATCAATAAATACACTTATCAATGAAAACCTAATTACTCCATATGTCTCGGCCAATTGTTGTCTTTGGTTTGAcataaagaccaaggaaagaggaagggaccaattactaaataacaagtgaaacaaattgagtgtgaataatcaaattgctcgtcaagtttattcttaaaatagaaatgacaacacttaactgagacacccaaaatgaaaaagataacaaatgaccggaacagagGAAGTACTTGTCCTTTTTTCTACGTTCTCTAAATCCTTCTTCAAAGATTTTACTTCCATATAAAAGATAGAGTAAATTAACAATTAGTTCCTTTAATAAACCACTTTTCTAAAATAACTGActtatgaaaactttttaataatttactctcaTAAAATGTTCTCAGTTCAAAAGTTGCACCCATTTCGTCTTTCCGGTGACATATTCCGTCGGTTTTCAAATTTTCAGTTTTAAGGCCTAAATTTATGACCAAAATACCCCTGGTTGCATCCTGTTTTCTCCTCTCTCTTACTCTCTTCACTTTAATTCTTTATACCAACACCGACTAACACAGTAACACTACCACCACCGCGCACTTTAGCCTAGCCACCCGTACAACCGACACAATAATGAATGGTGGGGATTTAATGACATCCATTTTGTCCATAGTTATAAGGTATGTATGCAGGAATAAGGAAATTGAAAGGGGGAAGTAAATAATCAGAAAAATCACACCTGATGGGAAAAGGAAGAAAGCGATACCGGTAAAAAAAATCGCAAATAATCAATGTCGGCGTGCAAAAGTTCAGGAGCGGAAGGCGGAAGTAAAAGGCACAATCTTGATTTTTGGTTCGATTCTTGTTCGAATTTCGATTTGGGTCGCTCCTGAGCAGCGGTGAGCGGTGGACGTGACTGGTGGCTTGAGGATTGGGTGAGCTTGATGGCGAGGTGATTGATTGGTGATGGTGGTCTTGAATTGGGTTGGTGCACTGAGTTGATAGGTAATGCGGTGGTCGATGGTTGGAGAATGGTGGTGGATTCGATGGTGAGAACAACGATGGTGGTTGACGAATGGTGTTGTTACTGCAATGGTGCGTGAATGGAGTGGTGTCGATTTCAATTCTGAGCTCGAAGGCAGATGAGGGGCGTGGGAAATGGGCGTTGAAAATGGTGCTGCTGCTGGGAAATAGAGGCTGCCATGATGGTGCGGGTGTGGCCGCGTgggttgtaatactacggttttacgagtctttgggtactctaccgagtggggcttactctgtcgagtaaataTGTTTGAGtaacgaaacagtagtctgcctgtagggtattcgatcgagtagccttggcactcgatcgagtacgagacttactcgatcgagtaagtcggtctttgggtgatatttgacgggttttgttaataaggcggattaatatttaataacttttcgtcatcttcctaaacacttttgcaaacctAATCTACTGATCATAAAGAGAGAATTCatcctacgttgccttgttcttccgcattattgacaaatcccggagctagaggagtCGGTTTCATTCGTTATtgatatcattgtgatccttgcgtcaagggtaagtcttacgtatcatttttatagcatttgggtagttttggttaaaccctaatttgggaattcgGGATTTTATGGTTGTATTGTTGtgatagtgattgtatgattatgtgtatatgaggagggttcgtagaagaaaggttttgagacagctgctagattgTCTGAGTTGTGATtgcttttcaggtagggtttccctactcagtattagttacatgatgtgtgtggtgattgtgctgtagatagtaattgttgattgtttcagacggttgtgatattgtattgttggaagtttcagacggttgttgaggttgtattgtaattactgtttaactgtctgtgatcttcggggtgcgtccctggctgagatgggtcacttgcgggagtggcttcacgcccttgattcgccatctgtggaacccgccacagaagggatgtgcacattaaggaacatgggtttatcactcggatgagatgagcggggcttaggtgggaacggctgcggtcccccactggcggtgtggagtatctgttgcgatgggtactctggcagggctatacactttagtgtgtagtcagttgtatggagattgattatggagactggggtttgatGTGGCAATTGAactgtttggcatttgttttaccgtgatttgtattgtgtaattagtactgaccccgtttaaatgttttaaaaactgtggtgatccattcggggatggtgagcaggtatgatacgacgcatatgggatagctgggatgagtcatcacttgcagttagaagagtcttccgttgtgtcagacgatgtcctttagttGTTCAGTTTTATTAGTAGACAATTTTGGTTTGGTTGTATTCCTTTTGACAGTTGTGgattgagacatgtaatcacttaaattatatttacttttaaagtacgtttctttattgtcttatgattatcattgcctcgggtaaccgagatggtagcacttccatgccttaagtggtcctggtaaggcacttggagtatgggggtgttacaaagtggtatcagagcgacgatcctgaaacctgtaaccaatgaatctaatgaacctagggagtctaattaaaatgaacccggggtagaagttgtaggagctaatgcaaagacttgggatacgtcctaaagtcgcgaactcgccctacaattttgaaccggtcaccatgggatatgagtcgggatcgctatgtgtttatcttgtgaattgtgtatctttgtagcaaagtgtggtataaattggtggatgtatgtatgtggagaatggggaatgtgtagagaaagatgataacgaggtgatgttatacattattgattgaaagcatgatagttgttttacgatatggcattatagaaatacgaaaagaaaatttgtttgatttgagttatacatagagttatgtatacatatatgttgttggtagtgttgtacgagtttatatagctgaaagtttgagtaagagcatgaataattggtggaaaaagatgataattgttgcatgataatatgatttttgataaagcatgttgtatgatggaagagattttataatgttgttatgctagtaacatgtgaataggagacttgatgttatatatttgtgactttgtttacgtaaagttatagaataaaaacatgttgGTAATACATGCTTGGTAAATTGAATGATGCATGCGcataatggatgttgttgcttggcttttgaagttagtaacatgttgttagggatactggttttatgagcatcgagttgtttttgtttaccatgttgtcgtttaagttgtttggaagtaaaatcaagtagttgtgttttcgattatagagaggttgtctttaaactgttataacatgagatgcataaattattttaatgtgattccaattggaggtgatagcttgttcttgtacgattctaacgataggtcacacgcccaaaaagaccaagaaacgagtgagttatcactactacaaatacaggcaaccacaacggccctttaacaacgcttattcacgaaaatcatcaaaacacgttgtagaatttattccgcgaattttaccaaacttaattacaacggttatgtgttgttagccgttgttattggttttaacaacgggtcatacttaaacaaccgttgttaatgaaaaaactaataacaacggttaaattttaaccgttgttaatggtttggcgccaaattagtgaaaagtaatcacaacggttatattagaacccgtttttaatactttttaacaacggttgtagactcaataaccgttgttattaatattatgaaaatcttaagaacaacatattgctttattctgctatacgctacaaacacaaacacaagctaatactgctactatatcatcctccattcctccctgatcgtctctctgtcttcatctccgtcattgttgtcacgtcttctctccctcatcgtgtttatcaatcaagtatatatatgtttcttagtaacgcttataactagatataggattttttgagttattatctaatttgttgataatttagcttaattgctttcctgaattcatttatttgtttgcctattattgtat from Silene latifolia isolate original U9 population chromosome 2, ASM4854445v1, whole genome shotgun sequence encodes the following:
- the LOC141642314 gene encoding leucine-rich repeat extensin-like protein 6 translates to MNTNTKSISLPLYTTFYFLLFFTIPTHQATNDNNYNNPRLQKAYTFFQSWKKLITSDPNNFTSNWTGDNVCDYNGVYCAPVPNDPTCTTVAGIDLNHANIAGTIPDEIGYLLPDLALIHLNSNRFSGPIPGSFCHLQVLHELDLSNNLFCGVFPSVLLKLQNLKFLDIRYNHFDGSIPPALFELKLDALFLNNNNFNSYSPGSFGKSPVSVLVLANNNLNGCFPSEITKMGENLEEIILLNSGLKGCLPQNIGQLSKATVLDVSFNDITGKLPESIGNMKKLEQLDVAYNKLYGEVPSSICSLPNLQNFTYSHNYFCSEAPKCMELKVNDDKFNCVANRPLQRSPMECKAFLSYPPDCNSFGCTVTSPSPPPPSPPPPPPPHVPEYTPYPPVYSP